Proteins from one Ornithobacterium rhinotracheale genomic window:
- a CDS encoding proline dehydrogenase family protein, whose protein sequence is MKFFENTEIAFRSKSDYELKRAYLLFKSVNYNFLVNFGAVSLPIFKNIPGVKTLIKNTIFDHFCGGENLQESIKTVDRLYEQNVGSILDYSIEGKEDERSYNACFNEIMSIIDLAENNPKIPFVVFKPTGYGNIDLYEKVGKKQQLSPAEHTAWEHIRTRFYKTCEKAYEKGVRIMIDAEETWMQDAADDLAQEMMKTFNKERVVVLNTLQMYRTDRLEYLKNEFKKAEEEDYYLGFKIVRGAYMEKERERAQKMGYPSPIQPDKAATDASYNAALDFITEHCDRIFLFAGTHNEESCMNLKNKIDQNSDLANCWFGQLLGMSDNISFVLGENGYHVAKYVPFGPVKEVIPYLIRRAQENTSVAGQSNRELTLIEKELKRRKELKQA, encoded by the coding sequence ATGAAATTTTTTGAAAACACAGAAATCGCCTTTCGCTCCAAGTCTGATTATGAACTCAAGAGAGCGTATTTACTTTTTAAATCCGTGAATTATAATTTTTTGGTAAATTTTGGAGCGGTGAGTTTGCCTATATTTAAGAATATACCTGGCGTAAAAACTCTTATCAAAAATACGATTTTTGATCATTTTTGTGGGGGCGAGAATCTACAAGAATCGATCAAAACGGTGGATAGATTGTATGAGCAAAATGTAGGCAGTATTTTGGATTATTCGATTGAGGGAAAGGAAGATGAGAGATCTTATAATGCCTGTTTTAATGAAATTATGTCGATTATAGATTTAGCTGAAAATAATCCAAAAATTCCTTTTGTAGTGTTTAAACCTACGGGCTACGGAAATATTGATTTGTACGAAAAAGTGGGCAAAAAACAGCAGCTTTCTCCAGCAGAGCACACAGCGTGGGAGCATATTAGAACTAGGTTTTATAAAACTTGTGAAAAAGCCTATGAAAAAGGTGTCAGAATCATGATTGATGCCGAAGAAACCTGGATGCAAGATGCGGCAGACGATTTGGCACAAGAAATGATGAAAACTTTTAATAAAGAGAGAGTTGTAGTGCTCAATACTTTGCAAATGTATCGCACCGATCGCTTAGAATATTTAAAAAATGAATTTAAAAAAGCGGAAGAAGAAGATTACTATTTAGGCTTTAAAATCGTGCGTGGTGCTTACATGGAAAAAGAGCGTGAGCGTGCACAAAAAATGGGTTATCCTTCTCCGATTCAGCCAGATAAAGCAGCAACGGATGCGTCGTACAATGCTGCACTTGATTTCATCACCGAGCATTGCGATAGAATTTTCCTTTTTGCGGGAACGCACAACGAAGAGAGTTGTATGAATCTCAAAAATAAAATCGACCAAAATTCGGATTTAGCCAACTGTTGGTTTGGGCAATTGCTTGGCATGAGTGATAACATCAGCTTTGTGCTGGGTGAGAACGGCTATCATGTGGCAAAATATGTTCCGTTTGGTCCTGTAAAAGAGGTGATTCCATATTTAATCCGAAGAGCACAAGAAAACACCTCGGTAGCGGGACAATCCAATCGAGAATTGACCTTGATCGAAAAAGAACTTAAACGAAGAAAAGAATTAAAACAAGCATAA
- a CDS encoding CopD family protein codes for MFKLALILHVLGAAIWVGGHLVLLFGYVPKALKNKDCSLIENFEEKYEPIGIPALIVQIITGIYMAFFYFGYKFMSFSNGLERAANMKIILLLCIFALAIHARFFIIPKLNKDNLKPMIYHIIGINIISILMLIIGVLFRFGGI; via the coding sequence ATGTTCAAATTAGCATTAATATTACATGTTTTGGGTGCCGCCATTTGGGTAGGAGGGCATTTAGTTTTACTCTTTGGCTATGTGCCCAAAGCCTTGAAAAATAAAGATTGTAGCCTAATCGAAAATTTTGAAGAAAAATACGAGCCCATTGGGATTCCTGCTTTGATTGTACAAATCATCACGGGGATTTATATGGCATTTTTCTATTTTGGTTACAAATTTATGTCGTTTAGCAATGGCTTGGAGCGCGCTGCCAATATGAAAATTATATTGTTGTTGTGTATTTTTGCTTTGGCTATTCACGCACGGTTTTTCATCATTCCCAAACTTAATAAAGATAATTTGAAGCCAATGATTTATCACATAATTGGGATAAATATCATCAGTATTTTAATGTTAATTATCGGGGTTTTGTTTAGATTTGGAGGAATTTAA
- a CDS encoding type 1 glutamine amidotransferase domain-containing protein: MNILFVATNVSHYPNCETKTGLWLSEFTHFFDLAKQANCTITLASPLGGEIPIDPESLKAFLLDSISKKYLENTEFKALLENSKSLEQVQESDFDVVYLTGGHGTMFDFPSNETLQKIIAKHWQQNKKIAAICHGVGGLLNVKIDNGDFLIKDKKLTGFNWAEELIANRRKLVPFNLEAELKKRTHNYQKSWLPMTSKVVVDGNLITGQNPFSSKEMAEVLKKELKL, translated from the coding sequence ATGAATATCCTATTTGTGGCAACCAACGTGTCGCATTATCCAAATTGTGAAACCAAAACAGGGTTGTGGCTCAGCGAGTTCACTCACTTTTTTGATTTAGCAAAACAAGCGAATTGTACGATTACTTTAGCAAGTCCGTTGGGCGGAGAAATCCCCATAGACCCCGAAAGTTTGAAAGCTTTTTTGCTTGATTCAATCTCTAAAAAATATTTAGAAAATACCGAATTTAAAGCATTATTGGAAAATTCTAAAAGTTTGGAGCAAGTGCAAGAATCAGATTTTGATGTGGTGTACTTAACAGGGGGACATGGAACTATGTTTGATTTTCCATCCAACGAAACTTTACAAAAAATTATTGCCAAACATTGGCAACAAAACAAAAAGATTGCTGCAATTTGCCACGGTGTAGGAGGATTGTTAAATGTAAAAATTGATAATGGAGATTTTTTAATTAAAGATAAAAAACTCACAGGCTTTAATTGGGCAGAAGAATTAATCGCCAATCGCCGAAAATTAGTCCCTTTTAACTTAGAGGCAGAATTAAAGAAAAGAACCCATAACTACCAAAAGTCGTGGCTCCCAATGACCTCCAAAGTAGTGGTTGATGGAAATCTTATCACAGGGCAAAATCCATTTAGTTCAAAAGAAATGGCCGAAGTCCTAAAAAAAGAATTAAAACTATAA
- the priA gene encoding primosomal protein N', giving the protein MKNPLEIHFAEVILPLPIEGTFCYHIPREMRGKVQVGQRVAVPFGSRKLYTGIVHSIHQNQPELYKTKPIYALLDAKPLVTEKQIKFWEWVAEYYMCSLGDVYGNVFPTALKLDSDTFVKIVPSQKLTPEMELSDEAYTIWEALSVKGILSVDECADLVERKSALPLLKELMSYGLVILDEKLIQKYTPKIENYVRLNENISAETKAQSIQELSRAPKQRELYLKLIVKQKQSNSPVKVSEFIKENNTTHATLNALAEKHLVQIYEDQTQRVQTYDEELSKIKTLSPAQQIAFDSVQEALNQQKNVLLHGVTSSGKTEIYIKCIERSLAQRKKVLYLLPEISLTTQLTQRIQKYFGDQVGVYHSKFNQNERVELWEKVLNNEYNIIVGARSSLFLPLQDLGLVIVDEEHESSLKQTDTRPFYNARDAAMVWAKMNGAQVLLGSATPSLEMYYLAQENKIAYVSLTERYGNVKMPVMEIVDLREAVQQNRMIGHVSFELKNAILNAFEHKKQVIIFQNRRGFSPMLECNDCGHTPYCPNCDVSLTYHKLTQELKCHYCGHTQAKPVKCYECGSTDLKTVGLGTQQIEDEFVQLFPEHKIARMDVDSMRKKFAFEKLIEALENHEIDLLVGTQMVTKGLDFDDVNLVGIIKADSLLNFPDFRAHERAFQRIVQVAGRAGRRKEQGKVIVQAYRADHFVLKNAQKFDYENTANEILTEREHTLYPPYCKLIEITFRHKDHELAENTANYYTQMLKPFFNERTLLGPVAPSIARLNNQYRFKTLIKIKEGQSPKKIKQLLKEALVKLHGVSVFSRVRIDFDVDPS; this is encoded by the coding sequence TTGAAAAATCCGCTTGAAATCCATTTTGCCGAAGTGATTTTGCCCCTTCCAATTGAAGGAACTTTTTGCTATCACATTCCGAGAGAGATGCGTGGCAAAGTACAAGTAGGGCAGCGTGTGGCAGTGCCGTTTGGCAGCCGAAAGTTGTACACGGGCATAGTGCATTCAATCCACCAAAATCAACCCGAATTATACAAAACCAAGCCCATTTATGCCTTGCTCGATGCCAAGCCACTTGTTACCGAAAAGCAAATCAAATTTTGGGAATGGGTTGCAGAATATTACATGTGTTCGCTCGGAGATGTGTACGGCAATGTTTTTCCCACGGCATTAAAACTTGATAGCGACACTTTTGTGAAAATCGTTCCTTCACAAAAACTTACGCCCGAAATGGAACTTTCGGATGAAGCCTATACGATTTGGGAAGCTTTGAGCGTAAAAGGAATTCTCTCCGTAGATGAATGTGCAGATTTGGTTGAGCGAAAGTCGGCATTGCCATTGTTAAAAGAATTAATGTCTTATGGCTTAGTGATTTTAGACGAAAAATTAATCCAAAAATATACGCCTAAAATTGAAAATTATGTTCGGCTAAATGAAAACATTTCTGCCGAAACCAAAGCCCAAAGCATTCAAGAACTAAGCCGAGCCCCCAAGCAGAGAGAATTGTATTTAAAACTGATTGTTAAGCAAAAACAAAGCAATTCGCCCGTAAAAGTTTCCGAATTTATAAAGGAAAACAACACAACACATGCCACGCTGAATGCACTTGCCGAGAAACATTTGGTTCAAATTTATGAAGACCAAACCCAGCGTGTGCAAACTTATGATGAGGAGCTTAGCAAAATTAAAACATTAAGCCCTGCACAGCAAATAGCGTTTGATTCGGTGCAAGAGGCACTTAATCAACAAAAAAATGTGCTTTTGCATGGCGTAACTTCTTCTGGAAAAACCGAGATTTATATCAAATGTATTGAGCGATCTTTGGCACAGAGGAAAAAAGTATTATACTTATTGCCAGAGATTTCGCTCACTACACAGCTCACGCAGCGCATTCAGAAATATTTTGGAGATCAGGTGGGCGTGTATCATTCTAAGTTTAACCAAAACGAAAGGGTGGAGCTATGGGAAAAAGTTTTAAATAATGAATACAATATAATAGTAGGAGCCCGCTCTTCGTTGTTTTTGCCTCTGCAAGATTTGGGGCTTGTAATCGTGGACGAGGAGCACGAATCCTCTTTAAAACAAACCGATACCCGGCCATTTTATAACGCACGAGATGCGGCGATGGTTTGGGCTAAAATGAACGGAGCGCAAGTTTTGCTAGGTTCGGCAACGCCTTCGCTTGAGATGTATTATTTGGCGCAAGAAAATAAAATTGCTTATGTGTCACTCACCGAGCGATATGGAAATGTGAAAATGCCCGTGATGGAAATCGTAGATTTGAGGGAAGCCGTGCAACAAAACAGAATGATTGGGCATGTTTCATTTGAGCTGAAAAATGCAATTTTAAACGCTTTTGAACACAAAAAGCAAGTCATTATATTTCAAAATCGCAGGGGATTTTCGCCCATGCTGGAATGTAATGATTGTGGGCACACGCCGTATTGCCCCAATTGTGATGTTTCGCTCACCTACCATAAATTAACTCAGGAATTAAAATGCCATTACTGTGGGCATACGCAAGCCAAGCCCGTAAAGTGCTACGAATGCGGATCTACGGATTTAAAAACAGTGGGATTGGGAACTCAGCAAATAGAAGACGAATTTGTGCAGCTATTTCCCGAGCATAAAATAGCCCGTATGGATGTAGACAGCATGCGCAAGAAATTCGCCTTTGAAAAACTGATTGAAGCACTTGAAAATCATGAAATAGATTTGCTGGTGGGTACACAGATGGTTACCAAAGGTTTAGATTTTGACGATGTGAATCTGGTAGGCATCATTAAGGCAGATAGTCTGCTCAATTTTCCAGATTTCAGAGCACACGAGCGAGCATTTCAGCGAATTGTACAAGTGGCAGGGCGTGCAGGGCGCCGAAAGGAACAAGGAAAAGTGATTGTACAAGCCTACAGAGCCGATCACTTTGTTTTAAAAAATGCTCAAAAATTTGATTACGAAAACACAGCAAATGAGATTTTGACTGAGCGTGAACACACCCTCTATCCGCCTTATTGCAAATTAATTGAAATTACATTTAGGCACAAAGATCACGAATTGGCAGAAAACACAGCGAATTACTACACCCAAATGCTGAAACCTTTTTTTAATGAAAGAACACTGCTAGGGCCTGTTGCCCCCTCAATTGCAAGACTAAACAATCAATATAGGTTCAAAACTCTGATTAAAATCAAAGAGGGGCAAAGCCCTAAAAAAATAAAGCAATTACTCAAAGAAGCTTTGGTTAAACTGCATGGAGTGAGTGTGTTTAGCCGTGTGCGCATTGATTTTGATGTGGATCCAAGCTGA
- a CDS encoding fumarylacetoacetate hydrolase family protein — MKIICVGRNYAAHAKELNSEVPQEPVLFMKPESAITQVKSYRIPRFTKNLHYETEIVLKINRFGHYIPQSEANSYFDTIALGIDFTARDIQNECIKKGLPWEKAKAFDDSAMISKFIAKDKLGNINALNFSLERDGEVVQQGNTQDMIFGFDELIAHISQYFSLDAGDLIFTGTPVGVNHVSPEEKYRGFIEKELMLDFEIEK; from the coding sequence ATGAAAATTATATGTGTAGGGCGCAATTACGCAGCGCACGCCAAGGAATTAAATAGTGAAGTGCCACAAGAGCCCGTGTTGTTTATGAAGCCGGAATCAGCGATTACACAAGTGAAATCGTACCGAATTCCAAGATTTACCAAAAACTTACATTACGAGACCGAAATCGTTTTGAAAATCAATCGTTTTGGGCATTATATTCCGCAGAGCGAGGCCAATTCGTATTTTGATACAATTGCGCTTGGGATTGATTTCACAGCAAGAGATATTCAAAATGAATGCATCAAAAAAGGATTGCCATGGGAAAAAGCCAAAGCCTTTGACGATTCTGCGATGATTTCAAAATTTATAGCTAAAGATAAATTGGGCAACATCAACGCTTTGAATTTTAGTCTTGAAAGAGATGGCGAAGTGGTGCAACAAGGAAATACCCAAGATATGATTTTTGGTTTTGATGAATTAATCGCGCACATTTCGCAATACTTTAGTTTAGATGCAGGCGATTTGATTTTTACGGGGACGCCAGTGGGAGTAAACCATGTTTCGCCCGAAGAAAAATATCGTGGCTTTATCGAAAAAGAATTGATGCTAGATTTTGAAATTGAAAAATAA
- a CDS encoding universal stress protein: protein MKKLLVPIDLSEFSKEIIDEAVKLAKLSDAEVILLNVASLDVGFIVGDVGFQYMPELEETALEEDAKTLTEFTNYVNSQGVQCRSMVKQGIPVDVILEQAKEQNIDCIVIGSKGHGSLYEALVGSVCHDVIKYAKIPVHVKPNNKKD from the coding sequence ATGAAGAAATTACTTGTTCCCATTGATTTGTCTGAGTTTAGCAAAGAAATTATCGACGAAGCGGTGAAGCTTGCTAAGTTGAGCGATGCCGAAGTTATATTGCTAAATGTAGCAAGTTTGGATGTAGGATTTATTGTAGGAGATGTAGGCTTTCAATATATGCCCGAGCTTGAAGAAACAGCACTAGAGGAGGATGCTAAAACTTTAACCGAGTTTACAAACTATGTAAATAGCCAAGGAGTACAATGCAGATCCATGGTGAAACAAGGAATTCCAGTAGATGTAATACTTGAACAAGCCAAGGAGCAAAATATAGATTGCATCGTGATTGGATCCAAAGGTCATGGGTCGCTATACGAAGCATTGGTGGGAAGCGTTTGTCACGATGTGATAAAATACGCCAAAATCCCAGTGCATGTGAAGCCAAATAATAAAAAGGATTAA
- a CDS encoding Glu/Leu/Phe/Val family dehydrogenase has product MSNDKSIKKRTGMYENVMHEFNKAADKMQLDPGIRKILATTQNEVVVHFPVRMDNGEIEVFTGYRVQHNNALGPYKGGLRYHPTVDIDAARALATWMTWKTALAGLPYGGGKGGIQIDPKKYSQAELERISRRFTYALGDNIGPDYDIPAPDVNTNAQIMAWIADTYASGKAPNQRSANIHVVTGKPVGFGGLAGRDRATGFGVVTNIKKWAEKENIDLKGKKYIVQGFGNVGYWSAHFMKEVGAVLIAVQDHTGSIYNENGIDPEALLAHAKSNNGGIKGFADAQELANDKFFSTACDILIPAALGNQITVDNADGIQATLVAEGANGPTDSAAEEILLKKGVTIIPDILCNGGGVIGSYFEWLQNKRAEIWKIQKVLDQLKDKVETAFDKVVEAKEKHNTDYRTAAYIVAIERIAEVYRERGVFP; this is encoded by the coding sequence ATGAGTAACGATAAATCAATTAAGAAAAGAACTGGCATGTACGAAAATGTAATGCATGAGTTCAACAAAGCTGCAGATAAAATGCAACTTGATCCAGGAATTAGAAAAATTCTTGCAACTACACAAAACGAAGTGGTAGTGCATTTCCCAGTAAGAATGGATAACGGAGAGATTGAAGTTTTTACAGGATATCGAGTACAGCACAATAATGCGCTAGGTCCATATAAGGGAGGTTTGCGTTATCACCCTACTGTAGATATCGATGCTGCCCGTGCGCTAGCTACTTGGATGACTTGGAAAACCGCTCTTGCAGGATTGCCGTACGGTGGAGGAAAAGGAGGAATCCAAATTGACCCTAAAAAATATTCTCAAGCTGAACTTGAAAGAATTTCTCGTCGTTTTACATATGCATTGGGCGATAATATAGGGCCAGATTATGATATTCCTGCACCAGATGTAAACACCAATGCACAAATTATGGCTTGGATTGCAGATACTTATGCTTCTGGTAAAGCCCCAAATCAGCGTTCTGCAAATATTCATGTAGTAACAGGGAAACCCGTAGGATTTGGTGGGCTAGCTGGTAGAGACAGAGCCACTGGTTTTGGTGTTGTTACCAATATTAAAAAATGGGCAGAAAAAGAAAATATTGATTTAAAAGGTAAAAAATACATTGTCCAAGGTTTTGGTAACGTAGGATACTGGTCTGCTCACTTCATGAAAGAAGTGGGGGCTGTTCTTATCGCCGTGCAAGACCACACAGGAAGCATCTATAACGAAAACGGAATAGATCCAGAGGCTTTATTAGCACACGCTAAATCAAATAATGGAGGAATTAAAGGATTTGCTGATGCTCAAGAATTAGCCAACGATAAATTTTTCTCAACAGCATGTGATATTTTAATTCCAGCCGCTCTAGGCAATCAAATCACAGTTGATAATGCTGATGGTATCCAAGCTACATTGGTAGCTGAGGGCGCTAATGGACCTACAGATTCTGCTGCTGAAGAAATTCTTTTGAAAAAAGGTGTAACAATCATCCCAGATATTTTGTGTAACGGTGGTGGGGTTATCGGATCATACTTTGAGTGGTTGCAAAACAAGCGTGCCGAAATCTGGAAAATTCAAAAAGTGCTAGATCAATTAAAAGATAAAGTAGAAACTGCTTTTGATAAAGTGGTGGAAGCTAAAGAAAAACACAACACCGATTATAGAACAGCTGCTTATATTGTAGCGATAGAAAGAATTGCAGAGGTGTATAGAGAAAGAGGTGTATTCCCTTAA
- a CDS encoding transketolase family protein, producing MKYTYTEKKDTRSGFGDGLLEAGKKNKNVVALTADLTGSLKMNAFEKEFPERFFQIGIAEANMIGIAAGLAIDGKIPFTGTFANFSTSRVYDQIRQSVAYSGKNVKIAASHAGLTLGEDGATHQVLEDIGMMKMLPGMTVICPCDYNETKAATIAAAEFDGPVYLRFGRPSWPIFTKADEKFEIGKGKMMIEGTDVTIVATGHLVWEAIVAQDVLEKEGISAEVINIHTIKPLDEEIILKSVAKTGCVVTAEEHNVLGGLGESVARVLSENNPVPQEYVAVMDSFGESATPMELMKKYKIDSTAIVEKVKKVLERK from the coding sequence ATGAAATACACATACACTGAAAAAAAAGATACGCGTTCTGGGTTCGGAGACGGACTTTTAGAAGCGGGAAAAAAGAATAAAAATGTAGTGGCACTCACTGCTGACCTTACTGGGTCGCTCAAGATGAATGCCTTTGAAAAAGAATTTCCTGAAAGATTTTTCCAAATTGGGATTGCCGAGGCAAATATGATTGGAATTGCAGCAGGGCTTGCCATCGATGGAAAAATCCCATTTACGGGTACATTTGCCAATTTCTCTACAAGCCGTGTTTACGACCAAATTCGCCAATCTGTGGCTTATTCGGGCAAAAATGTAAAAATCGCTGCATCGCACGCAGGGCTTACGCTTGGAGAAGATGGAGCGACTCACCAAGTGTTGGAAGACATTGGGATGATGAAAATGTTGCCTGGCATGACAGTAATTTGTCCGTGTGATTACAACGAAACCAAGGCTGCAACCATAGCTGCAGCAGAATTCGACGGGCCCGTTTATCTAAGATTCGGACGCCCAAGTTGGCCAATTTTTACCAAAGCCGACGAGAAATTTGAAATCGGAAAAGGTAAAATGATGATCGAAGGTACTGATGTGACCATCGTGGCAACAGGACATTTGGTTTGGGAAGCAATTGTAGCGCAAGATGTATTGGAAAAAGAAGGCATTTCTGCCGAGGTAATCAACATCCATACAATCAAGCCACTAGACGAGGAAATTATATTAAAATCTGTGGCTAAAACAGGTTGTGTCGTAACTGCCGAAGAGCACAATGTACTTGGAGGCTTAGGCGAAAGCGTAGCGAGAGTTTTATCGGAAAATAATCCTGTGCCACAAGAATATGTAGCCGTAATGGATAGCTTTGGAGAAAGTGCAACACCGATGGAATTGATGAAAAAATACAAAATCGACAGCACTGCCATTGTAGAAAAAGTGAAAAAAGTATTAGAAAGAAAATAG
- a CDS encoding 3-dehydroquinate synthase family protein, whose translation MTQAPIYFDQGFEALDQLIAEKNYSSIMILVDENTHEKCLPLFLQKTENITNCEFIEIPAGEDTKQLFFVNQVLKSLKLSGLDRKSLLINLGGGVVTDFGGFVASIYNRGIDFVNIPTSLLAMVDASAGGKTGVDLCGIKNIVGTFSQPQMVIIETEFLETLPARELLSGFAEMLKHGLIQDEKQWKTLSEIKELNAKNIAGLIEDSVNVKLNVVVQDPTEKGLRKILNAGHTLGHAIETYFLWLDKNVIAKGEVVGDKINNFITASLESDDDLAQPIVSEDEGEPSITHGEAVATGLMLEAHLAWQKGFISKEALNEIFYRLTELYPYFELPSAKILEQIMLHDKKNEGGKINFVMLRRIGECTPDKVECTLDEIQNAIDFYTENFPK comes from the coding sequence ATGACACAAGCGCCAATCTATTTCGACCAAGGCTTTGAGGCTTTAGACCAATTGATTGCTGAGAAAAATTACAGCAGTATTATGATTTTGGTCGATGAAAATACGCATGAAAAATGCCTTCCTTTGTTTCTTCAAAAAACTGAAAATATTACAAATTGTGAATTTATTGAAATTCCTGCGGGCGAAGATACTAAGCAATTATTTTTCGTAAATCAAGTGCTTAAATCATTGAAGTTGAGCGGGCTTGATCGTAAATCTTTGCTCATCAACTTAGGGGGTGGTGTCGTTACTGATTTTGGTGGTTTTGTGGCCTCCATCTACAATCGTGGAATCGATTTTGTAAATATTCCAACCAGTTTGCTCGCGATGGTTGATGCCTCTGCGGGCGGAAAAACAGGTGTGGATTTATGCGGAATTAAAAATATTGTAGGCACATTTTCTCAGCCTCAAATGGTAATCATTGAAACAGAATTTCTGGAAACTTTACCAGCGCGTGAATTGCTTTCTGGTTTTGCAGAGATGCTTAAACATGGCTTAATTCAGGACGAAAAACAATGGAAAACGCTTTCTGAAATCAAAGAATTAAATGCCAAAAACATTGCAGGATTGATTGAAGATTCTGTGAATGTAAAGCTAAATGTGGTAGTGCAAGATCCTACCGAAAAGGGACTTAGAAAAATTCTAAACGCGGGACACACGCTTGGACACGCTATAGAAACTTATTTTTTATGGCTCGACAAAAATGTGATTGCCAAAGGCGAAGTAGTGGGAGATAAAATTAATAATTTCATCACGGCGAGTTTGGAAAGCGACGATGATTTGGCGCAACCTATCGTTTCTGAAGACGAAGGCGAGCCGAGCATCACTCATGGCGAAGCGGTGGCGACGGGCTTAATGCTGGAAGCGCATTTGGCTTGGCAAAAAGGCTTTATTTCCAAAGAAGCTTTAAACGAAATTTTTTACCGACTGACTGAGCTTTATCCTTATTTTGAACTGCCATCGGCTAAAATTTTGGAGCAAATTATGCTACACGACAAGAAAAACGAAGGGGGTAAAATCAATTTTGTGATGCTAAGACGCATCGGCGAATGCACACCAGACAAAGTGGAATGCACGCTTGATGAAATTCAAAATGCAATAGATTTTTACACTGAAAATTTCCCGAAATAA
- a CDS encoding transketolase, with translation MADIQHLESLTTQVRRDILRMVHAVNSGHPGGSLGCAEFLVCLYGEVMDYSTDFKMEGTNEDVFFLSNGHISPVFYSVLARNGFFPVSELATFRKLGTRLQGHPTTHEGLPGVRVASGSLGQGLSVAIGMALGKKLDGDSHLVYTLHGDGELQEGQIWEALMYAGAKGVDNIISTIDYNGRQIDGDTKDVLSLGDLKAKLQAFEWDVVEVEKGNDIPAILEGLKEAKSRTGKGKPVAILLHTEMGHGVDYMMGTHAWHGKAPNDEQLEKALAQNPETLGDY, from the coding sequence ATGGCAGATATTCAACATTTAGAAAGTCTTACTACACAAGTACGCAGAGATATTTTACGCATGGTGCACGCAGTGAATAGTGGTCACCCAGGAGGCTCTTTGGGCTGTGCAGAATTCTTGGTTTGCCTATATGGCGAAGTGATGGATTACAGCACAGATTTCAAAATGGAAGGAACAAACGAAGATGTTTTCTTCTTGTCTAATGGGCACATTTCCCCCGTATTTTATAGCGTTTTAGCCAGAAACGGATTTTTCCCTGTTTCTGAATTAGCAACTTTTAGAAAATTAGGTACTCGCCTGCAAGGACACCCTACCACGCACGAGGGATTGCCAGGGGTGCGCGTAGCATCTGGTTCGCTTGGTCAAGGACTTTCTGTAGCCATCGGAATGGCTTTGGGTAAAAAATTGGACGGAGACAGCCATTTAGTTTATACGCTACACGGCGATGGCGAATTGCAAGAAGGGCAAATCTGGGAGGCGTTGATGTATGCAGGCGCCAAAGGTGTAGATAATATCATTTCTACCATAGATTACAATGGAAGACAAATCGACGGAGATACCAAAGATGTATTGAGTTTAGGCGATTTAAAAGCCAAGCTACAAGCCTTTGAATGGGATGTAGTTGAGGTAGAAAAAGGAAATGATATTCCTGCCATTTTAGAAGGATTGAAAGAAGCCAAATCAAGAACAGGTAAAGGAAAACCCGTTGCGATTTTGCTCCACACCGAAATGGGACATGGCGTAGATTATATGATGGGAACACACGCTTGGCACGGAAAAGCGCCAAACGATGAGCAACTGGAAAAAGCATTAGCACAAAACCCTGAAACGCTTGGGGATTATTAA